The following proteins are encoded in a genomic region of Thermococcus celericrescens:
- a CDS encoding cob(I)yrinic acid a,c-diamide adenosyltransferase, with amino-acid sequence MSITTKTGDKGLTGLFTGDRVAKYSPIMEANGNIDELDSFLGEAKHYVPEEMAGILERIQVHLYDLMAEIASKGKYAKVGDEEVRWLEGLIHKYEEEVQLRAFVLPGSTIASAKLDVCRAVARRTERSVARLVLDYGFGQNALVYLNRLSDLLFIMARAVEKREGKMKEVK; translated from the coding sequence ATGTCCATCACAACCAAAACAGGGGATAAGGGTCTAACCGGTCTCTTCACCGGCGACCGCGTGGCAAAGTACTCGCCGATAATGGAGGCAAACGGAAACATAGACGAGCTCGACAGCTTCCTGGGGGAGGCCAAGCATTATGTACCCGAGGAGATGGCGGGGATTCTCGAGAGGATACAGGTTCACCTCTACGACCTGATGGCGGAGATAGCGAGCAAGGGAAAGTACGCAAAAGTTGGCGATGAGGAAGTTAGATGGCTTGAAGGACTTATTCATAAATATGAAGAAGAAGTCCAGCTTAGGGCCTTCGTCCTCCCGGGTTCAACCATCGCGAGTGCCAAGCTCGATGTCTGCCGCGCGGTGGCCAGGAGAACGGAGAGGAGCGTTGCAAGGCTCGTGCTCGACTATGGCTTTGGTCAAAACGCTCTCGTCTACCTAAACAGGCTCAGCGACCTGCTCTTCATAATGGCAAGGGCCGTTGAGAAGAGGGAGGGGAAGATGAAGGAAGTCAAGTAA
- a CDS encoding CBM96 family carbohydrate-binding protein: MSPTDDAYVNDASPDTNYGTESRLYVGTYYSDGSNYRSYLKFDLSGLPEGAVITSARLYVYTYYGAYGTPVNISVCSVDDDSWSETSITWNTKPNPGTLLDKDLVGTDGKHWSVWDVTSFVQSEFNSDKIVSFVLMSDAEGDLTERITYNSKETTYSTKPYLEITYEVSEIPTVSIQEIQGEASSSPYAGQVVKTTGVVTFVASYGFAIQNGSGPWSGVWVYTRSTPSVNVGDYVSVQAMVKEYDDFTEINYADTSSDQRAIEVLGTAEVPDPVVLPTGNVSQEQWESVLVEVRDVRVINPDLGHGEWEVDDGTGPVRIDDKLYDYSPGHRSKYVYIRGIVWYSYGNFKIEPRDSGDIEVYKPNPNAISYGLTMYYSRQYDSRLSDLENLYENFTNTVSELVSYGVSFDSDVADKINWVNDSMSKVMEEYSLYEQFKNRADKTGFYLPAMIHLRKALFLGEDVKEEIQFLLPHLQRALEEIKAAQQMQEPGNETETGAIPDNETAGVPTNTTQNASQQTPAMNITITIPKVLIDASHGQYYINEAGVSYLVDKIQSELGWEVEINQLPLTYDLLKEYDVVILTDPKDDFTPAEIESIKKYVENGGGLLIAGEWYKYANVENFNEIVGDYGITFNPDELMDDDQNSGRPYYPFVGVYNKAHPVMKFVPDDWTMYYNGNTLTIGGTAVWLIKGYDTSYSVDADGKVVRIKGTNPVIAAAVDLGTGRIVAYGSSKALSDSYNFKYIKSNWPFIKGALLWLAHQE, encoded by the coding sequence TTGTCCCCAACGGATGATGCATACGTCAATGACGCAAGTCCGGACACAAATTATGGAACCGAGTCTCGTCTTTATGTGGGAACCTATTACAGTGATGGCTCCAATTATCGCTCCTACCTGAAGTTTGACCTCTCGGGACTTCCTGAGGGGGCTGTGATAACAAGTGCTCGTCTTTATGTGTACACCTATTATGGTGCCTATGGTACCCCTGTTAATATAAGCGTTTGTTCTGTGGACGATGATTCTTGGAGTGAAACCAGCATAACATGGAACACCAAGCCAAATCCAGGAACACTACTGGACAAAGACCTAGTTGGCACCGATGGCAAGCATTGGTCTGTATGGGACGTTACCTCTTTTGTCCAATCCGAGTTTAACAGCGACAAAATAGTGAGTTTTGTTTTAATGTCTGATGCGGAGGGTGACCTCACTGAACGTATAACCTATAATTCAAAAGAGACCACCTACAGTACCAAGCCGTATCTTGAGATAACATATGAAGTATCAGAGATTCCCACTGTATCCATCCAGGAGATACAGGGTGAGGCCTCTTCCTCGCCATACGCTGGCCAGGTCGTCAAAACAACCGGTGTTGTTACCTTCGTTGCATCATACGGCTTTGCGATTCAGAATGGCTCTGGCCCCTGGAGCGGCGTCTGGGTCTACACCAGGAGCACTCCCTCAGTTAATGTTGGAGACTACGTTAGTGTCCAGGCAATGGTTAAAGAATACGATGACTTCACAGAGATTAACTACGCGGATACCTCTAGTGATCAGAGGGCAATAGAGGTTCTTGGAACAGCGGAGGTTCCGGATCCGGTTGTTCTTCCAACTGGGAACGTCTCCCAGGAGCAGTGGGAGAGTGTTCTCGTCGAGGTTAGGGACGTTAGGGTCATTAATCCAGACCTCGGTCACGGCGAATGGGAGGTTGACGACGGAACCGGCCCGGTTAGGATAGACGACAAGCTCTACGATTACTCCCCTGGCCACCGCTCCAAGTATGTTTACATTAGGGGTATTGTGTGGTACTCCTATGGCAACTTCAAAATAGAACCCCGGGATTCCGGTGATATCGAGGTTTACAAACCTAACCCCAACGCCATCTCCTACGGCCTGACGATGTATTATAGCCGCCAGTACGATTCCAGGCTCTCAGACCTTGAGAATCTCTACGAGAACTTCACCAACACGGTCTCAGAGCTCGTCAGCTACGGGGTATCCTTCGACAGCGACGTCGCGGACAAGATTAACTGGGTAAACGACAGCATGTCTAAGGTTATGGAAGAGTACTCGCTCTACGAGCAGTTCAAGAACCGCGCTGATAAGACTGGGTTCTACCTCCCCGCCATGATACACCTGCGTAAGGCGCTGTTCCTTGGCGAGGATGTCAAGGAGGAAATCCAGTTCCTCCTGCCCCACCTTCAGAGGGCCTTGGAGGAAATAAAGGCCGCTCAGCAGATGCAAGAACCGGGAAATGAAACTGAAACCGGGGCAATCCCTGACAATGAGACCGCGGGAGTTCCAACCAACACAACCCAGAACGCCAGCCAGCAGACACCCGCCATGAACATTACCATAACGATCCCCAAGGTGCTTATCGATGCCTCCCATGGGCAGTACTACATTAACGAAGCCGGTGTCAGCTACCTCGTGGACAAGATACAGAGCGAGCTCGGCTGGGAGGTGGAGATAAACCAGCTCCCGCTCACATACGACCTACTCAAGGAGTACGACGTTGTGATACTCACCGACCCGAAGGACGACTTTACGCCCGCCGAGATTGAGAGCATCAAAAAGTACGTCGAGAACGGCGGAGGCCTGTTAATAGCGGGCGAATGGTACAAGTACGCCAACGTCGAGAACTTCAACGAGATCGTCGGTGACTATGGAATAACCTTCAACCCGGACGAGCTCATGGACGACGACCAGAACAGCGGCAGGCCTTACTATCCGTTCGTTGGAGTATACAACAAGGCACACCCGGTCATGAAGTTCGTGCCAGACGACTGGACGATGTACTACAACGGCAACACCCTCACAATAGGCGGCACCGCGGTGTGGCTCATCAAAGGCTACGACACCAGCTACTCAGTCGATGCCGACGGAAAGGTCGTCAGGATAAAGGGCACCAACCCGGTTATCGCGGCCGCCGTTGATCTTGGCACCGGCAGAATAGTTGCCTACGGCTCAAGCAAGGCCCTCAGCGACAGCTACAACTTCAAGTACATCAAGAGCAACTGGCCCTTCATCAAAGGTGCCCTCCTCTGGCTGGCTCACCAGGAGTGA
- a CDS encoding translation initiation factor eIF-2B alpha/beta/delta subunit family protein (eIF-2BA; catalyzes the binding of GTP to IF2), producing MLPAEVRSIIEEMRAERIRGASWLARRGAEAYLVLSELLEGEELESALREMKREIPAVNGTMASLYNLTRFIPITGDPDVVRTKAEEFIRLGEEAKREIGNIGSELIDENEVVITHSFSSAVLEIFKAARRKGKHFRVILTESAPDYEGIALARELDSIGVPFEVITDAQLGLFARKATLALVGADNVTRDGAAVNKAGTYLLALACHDNGVPFYVAAESFKLHPELSSGDVEIVERPYVRQGYRVRNMLFDVTSWRYVRGIITEFGILVPPKEI from the coding sequence ATGCTTCCTGCCGAGGTTCGTTCAATCATAGAGGAGATGAGGGCCGAGAGAATCAGAGGCGCCAGCTGGCTGGCCAGAAGGGGCGCCGAGGCGTACCTTGTCCTCTCCGAACTCCTTGAAGGGGAAGAGCTCGAGAGCGCCCTGAGGGAGATGAAGAGGGAAATCCCGGCCGTCAACGGTACGATGGCTTCGCTCTACAACCTCACGAGGTTCATTCCGATAACCGGAGACCCCGACGTGGTGAGAACGAAGGCCGAGGAGTTCATCAGGCTCGGGGAGGAAGCGAAGCGCGAGATAGGCAACATCGGGAGCGAGCTGATAGACGAAAACGAGGTTGTAATCACACACTCATTCTCCTCGGCCGTTCTTGAGATATTCAAGGCCGCACGAAGGAAGGGAAAGCACTTCAGGGTCATCCTAACCGAGAGCGCGCCCGACTATGAGGGAATCGCCCTCGCGAGGGAGCTTGATTCCATAGGGGTTCCATTCGAGGTAATAACTGACGCACAGCTCGGTCTTTTCGCAAGGAAGGCCACCCTCGCCCTGGTCGGTGCCGACAACGTTACCCGCGATGGGGCGGCGGTGAACAAGGCCGGAACCTATCTCCTCGCCCTCGCCTGCCACGACAACGGTGTTCCCTTCTACGTCGCCGCCGAGAGCTTCAAGCTCCATCCGGAGCTGAGCTCCGGTGATGTTGAAATCGTCGAGAGGCCCTACGTGAGGCAGGGCTACAGGGTAAGAAACATGCTCTTCGACGTTACCTCCTGGCGGTACGTTAGGGGCATCATAACGGAGTTTGGGATTCTGGTGCCCCCGAAGGAAATCTGA
- a CDS encoding molybdopterin-binding protein: protein MFAEILTIGDELLTGNTVDSNSAFIAQRLTEKGYWVRRKTTVGDDVEEIKTAVREILARNPGVLVISGGLGPTHDDVTMLAVAEALGKNFVLCEPCLKRIKEFYRELYERGLIDDPELNEGRKKMAYLPEGAEPLENREGAAPGAYIEHEGVRIFVLPGMPREMKAMLEREVLPRLGERKFLQRKLLAEITDESKLAPILIEALKRFRVRIHSSPKGFGRYIGIIIFGESEDEIERAKAFMEERGVRFEEGW, encoded by the coding sequence ATGTTCGCCGAGATACTCACGATAGGCGATGAACTGCTCACCGGGAACACCGTGGACAGCAATTCCGCCTTTATTGCTCAGAGGCTCACCGAGAAGGGCTACTGGGTGAGGAGGAAGACGACCGTTGGCGATGACGTCGAGGAGATAAAGACCGCCGTTCGGGAAATCCTCGCGAGGAATCCGGGGGTTCTGGTCATCTCCGGCGGCCTCGGGCCGACCCACGACGACGTTACGATGCTCGCCGTTGCGGAGGCTCTGGGGAAAAATTTTGTCCTCTGCGAACCGTGCCTTAAAAGGATCAAAGAGTTCTACCGTGAGCTTTACGAGAGGGGTCTGATAGATGACCCCGAGCTTAACGAGGGAAGGAAGAAGATGGCCTACCTGCCCGAAGGTGCGGAACCCCTTGAGAACCGGGAGGGGGCGGCGCCAGGAGCGTACATCGAGCACGAAGGGGTCAGGATATTCGTCCTTCCGGGGATGCCGCGCGAGATGAAGGCAATGCTTGAGCGGGAAGTCCTCCCCCGCCTCGGCGAGAGGAAGTTCCTCCAGAGAAAGCTGTTGGCTGAGATAACCGACGAGAGCAAGCTGGCGCCGATTCTCATCGAGGCCCTCAAAAGGTTCCGCGTGAGGATACACTCATCGCCGAAGGGCTTCGGCAGGTACATCGGCATCATAATCTTCGGCGAGAGCGAGGATGAGATAGAGAGGGCCAAGGCTTTCATGGAGGAGCGGGGGGTTCGCTTCGAGGAGGGCTGGTAG
- a CDS encoding phosphorylating glyceraldehyde-3-phosphate dehydrogenase, translating to MKVKVGVNGYGTIGKRVAYAVTKQDDMELTGVTKTKPDFEAYRAKELGIPVYAASEEFLSRFEKAGFEVAGTLSDLLEEVDVIVDATPGGMGAKNKVLYEKAGVKAIFQGGEKATTAEVSFVAQANYEKALGKDYVRVVSCNTTGLTRTLSAIQEYIDYVYAVMIRRAADPNDAKRGPVNAITPSVTVPSHHGPDVQTVIPINIETSAFVVPTTLMHVHSIMVELKKPVEAKDVVDIFENTTRVLLFEKEKGFDSTAQLIELARDLHREWNNLYEIAVWKESISVRGNRLFYIQAVHQESDVVPENIDAIRAMFEMADKWESIRKTNESLGILK from the coding sequence ATGAAGGTGAAGGTTGGAGTCAATGGATACGGAACAATTGGAAAGCGCGTCGCCTACGCCGTAACGAAACAGGACGACATGGAGCTCACAGGTGTCACCAAGACGAAGCCGGACTTTGAGGCTTACCGCGCGAAGGAGCTTGGAATCCCCGTCTATGCAGCGAGCGAGGAGTTCCTCTCACGCTTCGAGAAGGCCGGCTTTGAAGTGGCCGGGACGCTCAGTGACCTCCTTGAGGAGGTTGATGTCATAGTCGACGCCACCCCCGGTGGAATGGGGGCCAAGAACAAGGTGCTCTACGAGAAGGCGGGGGTTAAGGCCATCTTCCAGGGCGGTGAGAAGGCCACCACTGCGGAGGTTTCTTTCGTGGCCCAGGCCAACTACGAGAAGGCCCTTGGGAAGGACTACGTCCGCGTCGTCTCCTGCAACACCACAGGTCTTACCAGAACCCTCTCGGCCATTCAGGAGTACATCGACTACGTCTACGCGGTCATGATTCGACGCGCGGCTGACCCGAACGACGCCAAGCGCGGCCCGGTGAATGCCATAACCCCGAGCGTTACCGTCCCGTCCCACCACGGCCCGGACGTTCAGACAGTTATTCCGATAAACATCGAGACCTCAGCCTTTGTCGTTCCAACTACGCTCATGCACGTTCACAGCATCATGGTCGAGCTGAAGAAGCCGGTCGAGGCCAAGGACGTCGTTGATATCTTCGAGAACACTACAAGGGTTCTCCTCTTCGAGAAGGAGAAGGGCTTCGACAGCACGGCCCAGCTCATAGAGCTCGCCCGCGACCTGCACCGCGAGTGGAACAACCTCTACGAAATAGCGGTCTGGAAGGAGAGCATCAGCGTTCGCGGAAACAGGCTCTTCTACATCCAGGCGGTTCACCAGGAGAGCGACGTGGTTCCGGAGAACATAGACGCGATAAGGGCCATGTTTGAGATGGCCGACAAGTGGGAGAGCATAAGGAAGACGAACGAAAGCTTAGGGATTTTGAAGTGA